In one Mus pahari chromosome 21, PAHARI_EIJ_v1.1, whole genome shotgun sequence genomic region, the following are encoded:
- the LOC110338473 gene encoding LOW QUALITY PROTEIN: tyrosine-protein kinase Yes-like (The sequence of the model RefSeq protein was modified relative to this genomic sequence to represent the inferred CDS: substituted 1 base at 1 genomic stop codon) — protein MGTWNGTTKVAIKTLKTGTMMPEAFLQEAQIMKKLRHDKLVPLYAVVSEEPIYIVTXFMSKGSLLDFLKEGDGKYLKLPQLVDMAAQIADGMAYTERMNYIHRDLRAANILVGENLVCKIADFDFARLIEDNEYTARQGAKFPIKWTAPEAALYGRFTIKSDVWSFXILQTELVTKGRVPYPGMVNREVLEQVERGYRMPCPQGCPESLHELINPCWKKDPDERPTSEYIQSFLEDYFTATEPQYQPGENL, from the coding sequence ATGGGAACATGGAATGGAACTACAAAAGTAGCAATCAAAACACTAAAGACAGGTACAATGATGCCAGAAGCATTCCTTCAAGAAGCTCAGATAATGAAAAAGCTAAGACACGATAAACTTGTTCCACTCTATGCAGTTGTTTCTGAAGAGCCAATTTATATTGTCACCTAGTTTATGTCAAAAGGGAGCTTGTTAGATTTCCTTAAAGAAGGAGATGGAAAGTATTTGAAGCTTCCACAGCTGGTTGATATGGCTGCTCAGATTGCTGATGGCATGGCATATACTGAAAGAATGAACTATATTCACCGAGATCTCCGAGCTGCTAATATTCTTGTAGGAGAAAATCTTGTATGCAAAATAGCAGATTTTGACTTTGCAAGATTAATTGAAGACAATGAATACACAGCAAGACAAGGTGCAAAATTTCCAATCaagtggacagctcctgaggcTGCTCTGTATGGTCGATTTACAATAAAGTCAGATGTGTGGTCATTTNGAATTCTACAGACAGAGCTGGTAACAAAAGGAAGAGTGCCATATCCAGGTATGGTAAACCGTGAAGTACTGGAACAAGTAGAGCGGGGATACAGAATGCCTTGCCCCCAGGGCTGTCCCGAATCCCTCCATGAATTGATCAATCCTTGCTGGAAGAAGGATCCTGATGAAAGACCAACATCTGAATATATTCAGTCCTTCTTGGAAGACTACTTCACTGCTACAGAGCCGCAGTACCAACCAGGAGAAAATTTATAA